A window of Variovorax sp. HW608 genomic DNA:
GCGACGGACCACGCGATGTCGTACTCGCGCAGGATGGCCGCTTCCTGCCGCAAGGCCTCGAAGGAGGGGCGGGCGCTCCATTCGCGCAGGAAGCGGACGGTGCTCGCCGGCACCTCGCCGGAAATGCCGGCCAGCCCTTTCTCGGGGTGCTCGAACACGGCGCCGCGCAGGGCGCTCGCGCGCCGGATGGGCGTCTCTTCGGCCAGGTGCAGCGTCCAGTCCGGAAAGGCACGCAGGTAATCGCGCGTCGGATCGCGAAAGTGGCCGACCAGCACCGTCGATGCGGGGGGTGCCGCGTGGTGCTCCGCCAGGACCTGCGCGACCGCGCCGCGCACCGCGGCCACCCAGCGCGCCTCGTCGAAGTGATCGCGCACCGGTACGCAGAGGATGCGCGCGCGTTCGGATTCAGGGGCCGCGTCGCGCATCATGCGTGCGCACTCCTGCCAGTCGAAAGGCACTTTCGGCGAGCGCGCACCGAACGCCGAGCCGATCACGACGACGATGCGCGGCGCCAGATCGAGCGCCTGCGTGAGGAGCGAGAGATGACCGTTGTGAAAAGGCTGAAAGCGGCCGATGAGGACCGCGAGATCGTGAGGGCGGGAAATGGAAGCGGTCATGAGGATGCCAAGCATAGGCGCTCGGCCCATGCCAGTCCCGTGCCGGCCATCGGATGCGCGTCCCCGGCGCCGCCGTGCCGCGTCAGGAACGTTTCGCGAGCATCGCGCCCAGCGCGAAGACTGAGTTCGGCGCATTGACCGGTTGGGGCTTGACGCGCGTCGTAGGGAGCGGCAGGCGCCGCGCGCTGCGTTCGCGTTCGACCTCGACGCCGCGCGCGATCTGCTCGTCCACCAGGCTCTGCAGCGTGACGGTGTCGAGGAATTCCAGCGCGCGCCGGCTGACCGAGGCCCACAGCTCGTCGGTGGCGTGGCGGTTCACCGCACCCGGGAGCGCGGGTTGCAGGGGCCGGGTCTTTTCCTGGCCGTCGCCGTCGATCGCCTGGATGATGTTCGCCACGGTGATCTCGGCGGGCTTGCGGCTGAGCGAATAGCCACCGCCCGGGCCGCGCGTGGATTCGACCAGATCGTGGCGGCGCAGCCTGGCGAAGAGCTGTTCGAGATGCGACAGCGAAATCCGCTGGCGCCGGCTGATGGAGCCCAGGTTGACGGGCCCTGCCGAGCCCTGCAGCGCCACGTCGATCATGGCCGTGACGGCAAAACGGCCTTTGGTGGTGAGACGCATCGTTGATTCCTTCCTACTTGTTCCTGACGGGGTCGGCGGTCGGTCGCCGGATCGATCGCATCGCGCGCGCCGGCGCCGCGATGCAGGGGCTCGCATCGAGAAGACGAAGGCCCAAGGCCTTCGAGCTTGCGAGCTAGACGAGGAAGACGCTGCCGCGAGGCGGCCGCTTGGGCCGCTCGAGCGGGGGCAGGGGCGCGCCGAGCGGTGTCAGGCGGGGTGGCCACACCGCGGCGACCGCCGGGACGAGGAGCGGGCGAATGCCCGTGAGGAATTCGTTGAAGTCCCCGGGTTCGTCGAGATCCGCGACCTCGTCGCTCGTGTCCGCCGAGGATGCATCGTCGGCCGGGGCCTTGTCTTGCTGGATCGATGCCACCGTCGCCTTGCAGTCGTCCGCAGGGTGGACTTCGCCCGTCCTGGCTTGCGCGGCGGCAGCGAAGCCGAAGCAGCAAAGCACGAAAGCGATGAAAGAGGCGATGAGCCAGCGGGGCATGAGCCCCGGATTCTAGCCGCGCCTCCAGGTCGGGGCCGCCGCCGGGCGATTGCCTAATTCGTGGGCATCGTGTTCGGAGCCGCTCCAGAGGTCGATCCGATGCGAATCCAGTGCTGTTGTCCCCAAGCTTGTCCCCAGAGGAGAGGGAAAACCCAGGGCATTGGGGTTCGAGCGGACAAAAAGAAACCCGCCGAAGCGGGTTGAAACAGCCGGATGGTGGAGGGAGTGGAGGGGTCTGTGAAGACTTCCGGCTGCAGGACGGAGTTTGCGGGCCCATCTGGGAGAAATCTCGGAGTTCAGCCATGCGCCAGCAGCATCTTCAGGAAGGTGATGCCATTGCGCTGGCCTTTGTCCTCGTCGCAGTTGTTGAAGATGACGTGCTTGTTGCGCACCTTGTAGGCGATGCGCACCAGTTCGGCCGCGAGCTCTCCGAGTTCACGATCGGGGTAGTCATAGTCGAAGCGTTCGGCCGCGGTCTGCGCCGGCGCGTTGTAGGCCTCCATGTTCCGGCCATGCAGCCGCAGCAGCAGGTAGTCCGGATGCGTGGTCTCCCAGACGGCCGGAACGCTGTTGTCCGCGCCCTGGGGGCCATCGACGATGGTGTGCACCAGGCCATGCTCCCGCAGGAAGGCCAGGGTGCTCGCGATGCGCGCCGGACCCTCCCACCACGACCTGTGCCGGAACTCGATGCTCAGGGTGCAGTTGGGCATCCATGCGATGCAACGTTCGATATGCGCCATCGCTTCCCGGCTGAACTTCAGCCGCGGGGGAAACTGGAAGTGGACCAGCCCCAGCTTGCCCGCCAGCCGCAGCGGCTCAAGGGCTTCGACGAAGCGCTTCCAGAGCTCGGCCCGGATGTCTTCCGGCACGTCCTTGTAGTAGAGCTTCCGGTCCACCCCAAGCGCCTGCTGCAGGTCCTTGTGCATCACCCGCGTCTCGGTGAAGTGTCCGGTGAACAGGCGAAAGGCCTTGATGTTGAAGACGAAGTGATCGGGCGTGCGCAGGGCCCATTGCTGCGCCGTCATCGGCGTCGGGATGGCGTAGTAGCTGCTGTCGACCTCGACCAGCGGGAAGACCGACGCGTAGTAGCGCAGGCGCGCTTCGGGCGTCCTGCAGGCCGGAGGGTAGAAGCGCCCGCACTCGATCAGCGTCTTGTCAGTCCACGAGGCGGTGCCGACGAGGAAACTCATCCCGGCATGCTAGCGGCGGGGAGCGCCAGAGGGAACTCAGGCCCCGGTCAGGCCCGTCTGCGATGCTCGGCAATGACAGCCTTCCATGTCTCGGCTGTTTTGAACCCGCTTCGGCGGGTTTTCTTTTTGTGCGCCCAGCATGGGCGCGATCTTCGGGGTGGAAGTCCCCGGCCGAGCTGACCACAGTGAGGCAAGCGAAGCGCAACTGCGTGAGGGCGACCGAGCGTGGAAAGGAAGCGTGGAGCGTAAACCGTGAGTCGAGGTACACGAACCTCATCTGAGGCGCTGCCGAGCAGGGCGAGCAGGCAAAAGGCTGCGAAGCTCTTGTGGTCAAGGCGAGGTGGCGTAAATGGGGCGACTGTGCGGTGAAGGATCGCGTTCTTACCTGGGGAGATCTCGCCTTATGCCTGAAAGGGCGACGGGCTTGTCCGGAGCGAGAAGTCAGCAGCGGTCGTAGTAGTCGGGGCGACCTGACGAAGGGCCAAACGAGAAGGACAGTGACGAGACATGTCGCTCGGAAGTGAATCGCATCAGAAGCCCGCTGGTTCAGCGGGGCGCGTAGGCCGCGCACAGGGTGAAGCCCGGTGTGAGCCCGCACGTGATGAATCGCGACCGGCGCGGGATGAACAAACGCACTGGGGGCCAGAGGACCTGCTTGGGCAGGCGCTGGCGAAGCGCAACATGGCGGCGGCGTGGAAACGCGTCAAAGCCAACAAGGGAAGCGCCGGCGTCGATGGGCGCACGGTAGAGCAGACCGAGGGGTACCTCAAGCGCCACTGGCCTGACATCCGGCAAAGTCTTCTGCTTGGAACGTACCGGCCCAGTCCGGTGCGCCGCGTGCAGATTCCGAAACTGGGCGGTGAGTACAGGGAGTTGGGTATCCCTACGGTTGTTGATCGACTGATCCAGCAGGCCCTGCTGCAAGTGTTGCAACCGGTGATCGACCCTACATTCAGCGAGCACAGCTTCGGGTTCCGGCCCGGGCGCAGCGCGCACGGGGCCGTATTGCTGGCGCACAGCTATGTCCAGCAGGGATGCACGGTAGTGGTGGACGTGGACCTAGAGAAATTCTTCGACCGCGTGAACCACGACATCCTGATGGAGCGACTGGCCCGACGCATCGCCGACAAGGCGGTGCTGTGGCTGATCCGCAAATATCTTCAGGCCGGGATCATGGACGGCGGGCTTCAACTGGAGCGCCACGAGGGCACGCCGCAAGGCGGGCCTCTGTCGCCTCTGCTGGCCAACGTGATGCTCGACGAAGTGGACCGCGAACTCGAACGCAGGGGGCACAACTTCGTGCGCTATGCCGACGACTGCAATGTCTACGTCAAGAGCATCGCGGCGGGTAAGCGGGTGCTGGCAGGACTGCGGCGCTGCTACGCGAAACTGCGCCTGTCGGTCAACGAGGCCAAGACGGCAGTGGCGCTGGTTTGGAAACGCAAGTTTCTGGGCTACTGCTTCTGGCTCTCGAAGACCACAGGCAAAGTCCATAGGGATGTGGCGGCGGCAGCGCTACAGCGCTACCGTCAGCGGGTGAGGCAACTCACCCGGCGGCAGACCGGCCGCAGCTTTGATCAGATCGCCAAGGACTTGCAGGCATTCATGCCCGGCTGGAAGGCCTACTTCCGGTTGACGCAGACGCCCAGCACGTTCCGCGAACTGGACAGTTGGCTGCGCCATCGGCTCAGAGCGATCCAGTTGAAGTTCTGGTGCCGTGGAACGACCGTATTCCGGGAACTTCGCGCCTTGGGCGCTTCTGTCGATCTGGCCGCGCAAGTGGCTGCCCACGCCCGTCGCTGGTGGTATTGCAGCGCCAACCTCGTCAATCGGGTGCTGACCAACGCGTACTTCGACAACTTCGGCATTCCCCGGCTATGCTGACCTCAACTTCTCGAACCGCCCGGTGCGGACCCGCATGCCGGGTGGTGTGGGAGGGGTCCGGTCTTCGTGACCGGCCCCTATCCCGATTCGCGGTCCGCACGGGCCGTGTTCGGGCGGCCTTCAAGCTGCTGTCACACGCTTGCAGCAAGATGCCGGCCTTCGGCCCAGGCGACGGGCCTTGGCCTGGAGGATTCATGCGACGCGTCTTGCCTTTCCTGCTCTGCATTCTTGTCTTCTCGAACCCTGCCGAAGCCAGTCAACCGGCATGCAGCATCGAGTCCCAGACCTTCGATTCGAAGGACGTGCTTTGCATCATTCCGGCCGGCGAAGCGATGCAGCGACGCTTCGAGTTCATCGCGCGCTTCTCGGGCAGCCACGACGACACGAGGGTCAGCATCCGCCCGGCGCTGGGCGGTCAGCCGCTGACCTGCGAGGAGGGCAGCCGAAACGAGCTGTTCGGCGAGGACGGCGACGTGAGCCTCAACTGTCGCTTTGCCGTGCCCGCTGCGCAGCCGACCGAGGCCAGGCTCAAGGTCACGATCCGCTGGAGCCACGCCGAGTACACGGACTACGCGCTCGTGGGCCGCTGAGGATGGCGGTGCGGGCTGGTGCCCTCGACAGGAATCGAACCTGTATCTGAGTCTTAGGAGGACCCCGTTCTATCCATTGAACTACGAGGACGAAGGCCCGCAACTGTACCAGTTCAGTCGAACTTCAATGTGTAGATCAGGTCGATCCCGCTCGGTTGGCCGGCCTGTGCGCGCAGCGTGAGGTTGCGCGTGAGGTCATAGAAGACGAACAGCGTGCCGAGCGTGCCCGCGAGGCTGCGTTCGTAGGTGACGTAGAAGTCGCGCGCGATGCGCTTGCCGACGGTGACGGACGAGTCGCGCACCTCGCTGCCGTTGCTCGGGCCGCGGAAGCCGATTTCGTCGAGTCCGAAGCGGCTCGCCAGCCCGCCCCCGGTGCCGCCGCTGCCCAGGCCGCCGAGCAGCGCCAGCGCGGCCTGCTGCAGGACGGCCGACTCGTTGCCGCTGGTCGCGGAGCCGCGTCCCAGCACCAGCCATGAAAGCGTTTCCTGATCGGAGAGCTGGGGCTCCGAGTACAGGCGCACGCGCGGCGATTGCGCCGTGCCGGTGATGGCGACGCCGACGCGCTGCTGGATGTTCGGCCGGATCGCCAGGATGTCGAGCTGCGGGTTGTCGATGGGCCCGTTGAACCGGGCGATGCCGGTCTCGATGTTGAGTTGCTGCCCGTAGGCGCGGTACTGCCCGGCGACGGTGCGCACTTCGCCGGTCACGCGCGGCGGGGCGTCCAGTGCGGTGCCCTGGATGTTGAGCTTGCCGGCCAGGCGCGTGGTGATGCCGCGGCCCTGGACCGCGAAGTCCTCGCCGAGGTCGAAGCTCACCATCACGTCCGGCGGCTTCGCGGTCTGCGGCCGGGCGCCGAGGCGTTCGGTCGCTTCGGCGGCGCGTTCGGCATCTTCCTTCGCTTCGCGGTCGCGCACCGCCGAGCGGACCACGACGTCGCTGCCGAGGCTGGGCGCGGTCTGGTCCGGGAGGATGATGACGGCGCGATCGGTGCGCAGATCGCCGCGCACGGTGAACTGGCCGTTGTCGAGCCGCGCCTGCACGTCGCCCGAGAGCGTCAGCTGCCGGTCGGATCGCACCAGGGTGCGCAGCGAGCGCAGTTGCGCCTGCATCGCCATCCGGATCCCGCTGCCGGCGCCCGGGGCCGGCGCCGGACCCCAGGACATGTCGCCGCGCACGGTGAGCGTGCCGCCGCCCCTCGCGGCTTCGCTCGCGGCGGTGCTGAGGTTGCCGCCCTGTCCGGGGATGCGGGTCTGGCTGCCGAGGCCGCCCTGGAGGGTGAACTCGTTGACCTCGACGTGGTTGCCGGCCAGCGTCGTGCGCAGGCGGCCATCACGCAGGTCGAGGCCGTCGACCAGCGCGCGCACGGCGAGCTGGTCGGCGGCGAGCGTGCCGTTCCAGCGCGGGTCGTTGCGGTTGCCTGAGAGGGTGGCATCCGCCTGCAGCGTGCCGGCGATGCGCCAGCCCGGCGGCGCGAGCATCGACCACACGCCGAGGTTGGGCATCTTCGCGCTGACGCGGCCCGCGAGCGGCGCGTCGGCGGCCCACTGCCAGCCGCCGGGCCGTTGCAGCAGGCGCGTGCTCGCCTCCACGCGGATCTGGCCGGCGCGCTCGCTCTCCCACGCCAGAAGGCCCCGGACCGTGTCGCCCTCGGCATCGAGGCGGAACTCGGCCTGCCGCAATCCGGCCGGCGTGCTGACGCCCGCGCCCGCCGCGTCCATGGTGATCTCGCTGCGCGCGCCGGTGCCGGTGCTGTGGACGCGCGTGACCAGCGCCGCCTCGCCGGCCTGCACGCGAAGGTCGCCGCTCTGGCGATTGATGCGCACATGGCCGCGCAGCGTGTCGGCGGCGTCGATGTCCCATTCGCCGTTGAACAGCAGGTCGCCGCTGAAGCCGATGCGTTCGAGCGTGTCGGTCTCGCCGAAGGCCTCGGCCCAGGCCATGGGCAGGCCCTGGAACTGGCCCTTGGATTGAAGCCGCGTCGAACGGGTCGCGCCCGAGCCGCTCTGGCTGAAGCGCAGCGGCTGCCAGTCGATCTTCAGCATGCCCGGCACAGGGCCGGTCACTTCCGCGCCGGCTGCCGATGCCTCGACTTCGAGGCGCGGCGCGCCGCCGTCGACCGAGCGGATGGTGGCGCTGAAGGCGCGGTTCAGCGCCAGCGTCCACGGGCCCGGCCGCGTGCTGTCCGTGTACTGGGCGCGGAAGGTGGCGAGCGCGGCGCGCCATTGGTTGGCGCGATCGATGCCGCCGCCGCCGCGCGCGTCGAGCGTGAGCTTGTGCGTGCCCGTGCTGGCTTCGCCCTTGAGCGCCACGGTGGATTGCGCAAGGCTGCCCGCCAGCTCGGCGCGGACATTGGCGAGGGCGATGCGGGTCGCCTCGCCCGTTTCGGTCGGCGCGAGCGCGACGTCGAGCTGGGGCACGGTCAGCGTGGCGTCGATCGTCGGTTCGGCGGTGCCGCGCGGGGCCGGCTCGTTCGCGGCCTGCAGGCGCCGCTGCACCGCCTGCCAGCCGCCTTTCCAGCTCGCTTCGAGCCGTGCGCTGCCCTGCACGAGCGAACCGCCGAAGCGCCTTTCCATTTCCGGCAGGGATTCGATCCAGCGCTGCAGCGCGGCGGCGTCATCGATCTGCGCGCGAATCTGCCCGCTGCCGCTCGCCGGAGCGATGCGCCCCTGCGCCTGGAGCTTGCCGCCCGGCACCACGAGGCGGAGGTCGCCGCTGCCGCCCTGTTCGGCCACCTGCACCTGCACGCGGCCCTCGAGCGTGGCGTGGCGGACTTCGACGCGCAGCGTCTTGAGGTCCAGCACCTGGTTCTGCCACTGGCCCTGCGCGATGGCCCGTTCGACGAGCACACCCTGCACGCCGGCGCCGCCTTCGGCACGCAGCGCGACGTCGAAGCGGATCGTGTCGCCCGCCTGATCGGCCTGGATGGTTCCGCCCAGCGGCGCGCCGCCGAGCTCCGAATGCAGTTGTCCGAGCTGTACGCCGAGCACCGTGGCGCGCGCCTGCCAGGGTTCGGGCGCGGGGCTCCAGCTCCCTTGGGCTTCGATGCGTCCGCCGCCGAGGTGCACGGTGGCTTCGGGCACCATCCATGTGGTGCCATCGTAGGCGGCTTGCGCCTCGACCTGCTCGACGGGCAGCTTGCCGGCATCCCACGGCCCGGCGATCGCGTTGCGGATGTCGGCGCTGGCTTTCCAGCTCGTGTTGTTCGCGCTGCCTTGGGGGCCGGCCTCGACGTGGCCGGTGAGGAGCGTGGCCGGCGCGTCGGGCCACAGCCGGGCGAGATCCACGTTCTCCAGTTCCGCCTCGGCGTCGATCACGGGCTGCGGCTGCCAGGGGGCGATGTGGGCCCGCAGCTGCGCGCGCATCGGCGCTTCGGCGCTTTCGTCGACGGGCTGCAGATCCGCGGCGACCGCGAGGCGGGCCTCCGCGCCGGACAGCGTGCCCGTCACGCTGGCATTGGCGAGCACGTCGAGCGGGGGGTTCTCCTGGGTGAGCGAGGCGCGTATCCGGCCGTTCATCCTGGCGTCGATCGCCATCGGCGCCGGCCCTTGCAGATCGACCTGCGCGCCGTAGTGGCCTTCGGCCACGTCCACGCCGGTGATCTCGAGGACGTGATGGTGCTCGCTGGTGTACCGGTAGCTGCCGGCCAGCCGGGTGGCCTGCAATGCCGGCGGACCGGTCCAGCGCAGGTCGTCGATCGAGAAGGGCAGCTCGATCTGCACCGGCAGCACGATCTGCTCGAGCGGCTCGACCGGCTTCTCCTCGGGCGTGCCGCGCCGCTCGATCACCACCTGG
This region includes:
- a CDS encoding NUDIX domain-containing protein, encoding MTASISRPHDLAVLIGRFQPFHNGHLSLLTQALDLAPRIVVVIGSAFGARSPKVPFDWQECARMMRDAAPESERARILCVPVRDHFDEARWVAAVRGAVAQVLAEHHAAPPASTVLVGHFRDPTRDYLRAFPDWTLHLAEETPIRRASALRGAVFEHPEKGLAGISGEVPASTVRFLREWSARPSFEALRQEAAILREYDIAWSVAPYPPILVTVDCVVKCRDRVLLIQRGHSPGKGLLAVPGGFLEQRESTFQAALRELDEETHLAVPHAMLQACLKGNDVFDRPDRSQRGRTITHGFFFDLGDREPPPIRADDDAAAASWTPIDQLCASEDRFLDDHFQMLDHYLVLLPRQAAL
- a CDS encoding Rrf2 family transcriptional regulator, whose protein sequence is MRLTTKGRFAVTAMIDVALQGSAGPVNLGSISRRQRISLSHLEQLFARLRRHDLVESTRGPGGGYSLSRKPAEITVANIIQAIDGDGQEKTRPLQPALPGAVNRHATDELWASVSRRALEFLDTVTLQSLVDEQIARGVEVERERSARRLPLPTTRVKPQPVNAPNSVFALGAMLAKRS
- a CDS encoding DUF72 domain-containing protein; translation: MSFLVGTASWTDKTLIECGRFYPPACRTPEARLRYYASVFPLVEVDSSYYAIPTPMTAQQWALRTPDHFVFNIKAFRLFTGHFTETRVMHKDLQQALGVDRKLYYKDVPEDIRAELWKRFVEALEPLRLAGKLGLVHFQFPPRLKFSREAMAHIERCIAWMPNCTLSIEFRHRSWWEGPARIASTLAFLREHGLVHTIVDGPQGADNSVPAVWETTHPDYLLLRLHGRNMEAYNAPAQTAAERFDYDYPDRELGELAAELVRIAYKVRNKHVIFNNCDEDKGQRNGITFLKMLLAHG
- the ltrA gene encoding group II intron reverse transcriptase/maturase, whose amino-acid sequence is MSLGSESHQKPAGSAGRVGRAQGEARCEPARDESRPARDEQTHWGPEDLLGQALAKRNMAAAWKRVKANKGSAGVDGRTVEQTEGYLKRHWPDIRQSLLLGTYRPSPVRRVQIPKLGGEYRELGIPTVVDRLIQQALLQVLQPVIDPTFSEHSFGFRPGRSAHGAVLLAHSYVQQGCTVVVDVDLEKFFDRVNHDILMERLARRIADKAVLWLIRKYLQAGIMDGGLQLERHEGTPQGGPLSPLLANVMLDEVDRELERRGHNFVRYADDCNVYVKSIAAGKRVLAGLRRCYAKLRLSVNEAKTAVALVWKRKFLGYCFWLSKTTGKVHRDVAAAALQRYRQRVRQLTRRQTGRSFDQIAKDLQAFMPGWKAYFRLTQTPSTFRELDSWLRHRLRAIQLKFWCRGTTVFRELRALGASVDLAAQVAAHARRWWYCSANLVNRVLTNAYFDNFGIPRLC
- a CDS encoding translocation/assembly module TamB domain-containing protein, yielding MADETPATPPAAPKRSRMRRVLRGFAWFIGGLVTLVIALAAGAWWWLGTDESLAFALSRTARLLPADQTLESRDVSGSLRAGGRIGWLRWQGPTLAVEVSDARIGWRLAPLLQRRVQLGEVHAGQVVIERRGTPEEKPVEPLEQIVLPVQIELPFSIDDLRWTGPPALQATRLAGSYRYTSEHHHVLEITGVDVAEGHYGAQVDLQGPAPMAIDARMNGRIRASLTQENPPLDVLANASVTGTLSGAEARLAVAADLQPVDESAEAPMRAQLRAHIAPWQPQPVIDAEAELENVDLARLWPDAPATLLTGHVEAGPQGSANNTSWKASADIRNAIAGPWDAGKLPVEQVEAQAAYDGTTWMVPEATVHLGGGRIEAQGSWSPAPEPWQARATVLGVQLGQLHSELGGAPLGGTIQADQAGDTIRFDVALRAEGGAGVQGVLVERAIAQGQWQNQVLDLKTLRVEVRHATLEGRVQVQVAEQGGSGDLRLVVPGGKLQAQGRIAPASGSGQIRAQIDDAAALQRWIESLPEMERRFGGSLVQGSARLEASWKGGWQAVQRRLQAANEPAPRGTAEPTIDATLTVPQLDVALAPTETGEATRIALANVRAELAGSLAQSTVALKGEASTGTHKLTLDARGGGGIDRANQWRAALATFRAQYTDSTRPGPWTLALNRAFSATIRSVDGGAPRLEVEASAAGAEVTGPVPGMLKIDWQPLRFSQSGSGATRSTRLQSKGQFQGLPMAWAEAFGETDTLERIGFSGDLLFNGEWDIDAADTLRGHVRINRQSGDLRVQAGEAALVTRVHSTGTGARSEITMDAAGAGVSTPAGLRQAEFRLDAEGDTVRGLLAWESERAGQIRVEASTRLLQRPGGWQWAADAPLAGRVSAKMPNLGVWSMLAPPGWRIAGTLQADATLSGNRNDPRWNGTLAADQLAVRALVDGLDLRDGRLRTTLAGNHVEVNEFTLQGGLGSQTRIPGQGGNLSTAASEAARGGGTLTVRGDMSWGPAPAPGAGSGIRMAMQAQLRSLRTLVRSDRQLTLSGDVQARLDNGQFTVRGDLRTDRAVIILPDQTAPSLGSDVVVRSAVRDREAKEDAERAAEATERLGARPQTAKPPDVMVSFDLGEDFAVQGRGITTRLAGKLNIQGTALDAPPRVTGEVRTVAGQYRAYGQQLNIETGIARFNGPIDNPQLDILAIRPNIQQRVGVAITGTAQSPRVRLYSEPQLSDQETLSWLVLGRGSATSGNESAVLQQAALALLGGLGSGGTGGGLASRFGLDEIGFRGPSNGSEVRDSSVTVGKRIARDFYVTYERSLAGTLGTLFVFYDLTRNLTLRAQAGQPSGIDLIYTLKFD